One Paroedura picta isolate Pp20150507F chromosome 3, Ppicta_v3.0, whole genome shotgun sequence genomic window carries:
- the LOC143833262 gene encoding uncharacterized protein LOC143833262, which produces MIRCTLHLPPPFCSATSESNMESSSQASSVPATGRGPTWRDAEIRDLIGIFSEEKIQDAFQSSHRNREVFEQVAIKMRALGHNRTGLECRSKTKTMRAEYMRAVNHNKGSGNEKVTCPYFEEQRQLYGDGEGSGRPKRVGRSLKVVRKPAAPVEEPPAEEDPGEGTSSSFRPPPPVQQRAAESVTLDLIAIVPGEPEEAPEQTPLASETQLPGTGPLESPAAPDVDSDSGASTNIDFIPGTQEEEQPGLLGPPARRRRIQIQDEVLSDEEEEPPLAPGSPPPRGALPAEERLTRERGRLRRVSVLTSVGERLLEHCYEESRRAAAADQAMLTLIAQEGRKLRAVLRETNQILREGVEEVRLIRRLMERAVVVMERAYPPQIAPAPPPPPTPPPPPPPTPTPPLPAPTPPTPSQNASTQTRRRTILGKRKIKPADKYSPS; this is translated from the exons atgatccgttgcaccctgcaccttccaccaccattttgctcagctaccagcgaaagcaacatggaatcgtcttctcaagcctcgtccgtccctgcaaccggccgtggcccaacttggagggacgcggagatcagggacctgatcgggattttctcggaggagaaaatccaggacgcgttccagtcctcccacaggaatagggaggtattcgaacaagtggccattaagatgcgcgccctgggccacaacaggaccggccttgaatgccggtcgaagaccaagacaatgagggcagagtatatgcgtgccgtgaaccataataagggttccggcaacgagaaggttacctgcccctacttcgaggagcagcgccagctgtacggagacggggaaggatccggcaggccgaagcgcgtcggccggagccttaaggtggttcggaagccggctgccccggtcgaggaaccacccgctgaggaggatcccggcgagggcacctcgtccagctttcgccctccaccccccgtccagcaacgagccgcggaatcggtaacgctggacctcatcgccatcgttcctggggagccagaggaggctcctgagcaaacgccccttgcctccg agacacagttgccagggacggggcccctcgagtctccagcagcacctgacgtggatagtgattcgggggcatcaactaacattg atttcatacccggaacacaggaggaggaacagcctgggttgcttggacctcctgcacggcgcaggcggatacagattcaagatg aggttctttcagatgaggaggaggaaccacccctggctccaggcagcccaccacctagaggtgcgctcccagcagaggagaggcttacgagggaacgcggcaggctgaggcgcgtctccgtcttgacaagcgtgggagagaggctccttgagcactgctatgaggagtcacggcgtgccgctgccgctgaccaagccatgctcacactcattgcccaggaggggagaaaattgagggcagtccttagagagacaaaccaaatcctacgcgaaggcgtggaggaggtgcgactgataaggagactcatggagagggctgtagtggtcatggaaagggcctaccctccacaaatcgcccccgcccccccaccaccacccacaccaccacccccaccaccacccacaccaacaccaccacttccagcacccaccccaccgactccctctcagaatgcctccacccaaacacgaaggaggactattctcggaaagaggaaaataaaaccagcagacaagtactccccctcctag